One region of Vespula vulgaris chromosome 9, iyVesVulg1.1, whole genome shotgun sequence genomic DNA includes:
- the LOC127066051 gene encoding THO complex subunit 7 homolog translates to MCDEDVIRRRLLIDGDGTGDDRRINMLLKSFVKWINSPDADNTLHERMLSQLAQCEFAQRKSRLVSNMSQEELKSYSNLSNEIEIQIEEAKKEIEKTKVELHEAKRVRKNRIEYDVLAKVINEQPDRLETNEKLATLRQELGSLKEKSEQLEHKLEMRRKQFHVLISSIHSLQGMLDECDEEIMDISLENYEDTDTTSMEMSFRYMSDS, encoded by the exons atgTGCGACG AGGATGTAATACGCAGAAGATTACTCATAGACGGGGATGGTACTGGTGATGACCGTCGAATAAATATGTTGTTAAAGTCGTTTGTAAAATGGATAAACAGTCCTGACGCCGATAACACGTTACACGAGAGAATGCTGTCGCAACTTGCCCAGTGTGAATTTGCACAAAGGAAATCTAGACTAGTCTCGAACATGAGTCAAGAAGAATTGAAGAGTTATAGTaatttatcgaatgaaatagaGATACAAATAGAGGAAGccaaaaaggaaatagaaaagacaAAAGTAGAACTGCACGAAGCTAAACGcgtaagaaaaaataggataGAGTACGACGTATTGGCAAAAGTTATAAACGAGCAACCGGATAGATTGGAAACCAACGAGAAACTCGCTACGCTGCGTCAGGAATTGGGAAGTCTAAAG gaaaaatctGAACAATTGGAGCACAAGTTAGAAATGCGAAGAAAACAGTTTCACGTTCTTATATCCTCTATACATTCTTTGCAAGGAATGTTGGACGAATGCGACGAAGAAATAATGGATATCAGTTTAGAAAATTACGAAGATACTGATACAACTTCTATGGAGATGTC TTTTAGGTACATGTCTGATAGTTAA
- the LOC127066050 gene encoding alpha-ketoglutarate-dependent dioxygenase alkB homolog 6 has product MSTQKRVFVENAVREIPEMAQYIPNFITEEEESQITKHVNTVPLPKWTQLSYRRLQNWGGIPHPKGMIAEEIPSWLQNYVDRITSLNVFERDKPPNHVLINEYLPAQGIMAHSDGPLFYPIVTTISCGSHTLLDFYKRNDVMEPQQLKLEFSLLLERRSLLILRGELYNDYLHAIAETCTDAISKGMIKNLDMCAVEYKEGQVLERSTRLSLTIRHVPKTSKLKLKIG; this is encoded by the exons ATGAGCACGCAAAAGCGCGTTTTCGTAGAAAACGCGGTTAGAGAG ATTCCAGAGATGGCACAATACATACCGAATTTTATaaccgaagaagaagaaagtcaaATAACGAAACATGTTAATACCGTCCCCCTTCCCAAGTGGACTCAATTGAGTTACAGAAGATTACAAAATTGGGGCGGTATACCTCACCCCAAGGGGATGATAGCGGAAGAAATACCAAGC tGGCTTCAAAATTACGTTGATAGAATAACTTCTTTAAATGTTTTCGAACGAGACAAGCCACCCAATCATGTATTGATTAACGAGTATTTGCCTGCGCAAGGAATAATG GCACATTCGGACGGTCCACTTTTTTACCCGATAGTAACTACTATCAGTTGCGGTTCTCATACTCTTCTAGATTTCTACAAACGTAACGACGTTATGGAG ccTCAGCAACTTAAATTGGAGTTCAGTTTGTTGTTGGAACGTAGGAGTCTGTTGATCTTGAGAGGAGAATTATATAACGATTATTTGCATGCTATTGCGGAAACTTGTACCGACGCTATTTCAAAGGGAATGATCAAGAATTTGGATATGTGCGCTGTAGAGTATAAAGAAGGTCAGGTATTGGAAAGAAGTACGAGATTATCCTTAACTATCAGACATGTACCTAAAACTAGTaaactaaaattaaaaattggtTAA
- the LOC127066046 gene encoding chymotrypsin-2-like isoform X1: protein MATRNIITLLFLVITSTTAAIGRETRGSRVKRIAGGEDSDSKEFPFQVSLRYSDAVHICGGALISERHVLSAAHCVCELFEEPYDDLSVVTGTRNVKRGGQVQRVKNVHCHPDYVFGAENSWTHDLVVLTLSENVTLSSKQNLIDLPASDTPENVSAILTGWGRRHSLGPLSNVLQKVTLTTITNEDCQKYYNNTILPSQLCTLEHKGVGACKGDSGSPLTYNDQIVGIFSWTKPCAVGSPDVYTRIYQFIDFITNITQYED, encoded by the exons ATGGCGACCCGCAATATCATCACGCTTTTATTTCTGGTAATCACGTCGACGACGGCTGCTATTGGTCGAG AGACTCGCGGTTCGCGCGTTAAAAGAATAGCAGGCGGAGAAGACAGCGATTCGAAGGAGTTTCCCTTTCAAGTCTCTTTACGTTATTCGGACGCCGTGCACATTTGCGGGGGTGCGTTGATAAGCGAAAGACACGTCTTGAGTGCCGCGCAttgcgtgtgcgagctctTCGAGGAACCTTACGACGACCTGTCGGTGGTGACTGGTACGAGGAATGTCAAAAGAGGCGGTCAGGTTCAACGAGTGAAGAACGTCCATTGTCATCCCGATTACGTTTTTGGCGCGGAGAACTCGTGGACTCACGATTTGGTCGTCCTCACG TTGAGCGAGAACGTAACTTTGAGTTCTAAACAGAATCTCATCGATCTGCCAGCTTCGGACACGCCGGAAAACGTATCGGCGATCTTAACCGGTTGGGGCAGACGTCATTCGCTTGGTCCGTTGTCGAACGTCTTACAAAAAGTGACTCTCACCACTATAACCAACGAGGATTGTCAAAAGTATTACAACAATACTATTTTACCGTCCCAACTGTGTACCTTGGAACATAAGGGAGTTGGCGCCTGTAAG GGCGATAGCGGCAGTCCGCTAACTTACAACGATCAAATCGTCGGTATATTTTCTTGGACTAAGCCGTGCGCAGTGGGTTCTCCCGACGTCTACACCagaatttatcaatttatagaTTTCATTACAAATATCACACAATACGAGGATTAA
- the LOC127066046 gene encoding chymotrypsin-2-like isoform X2: protein MATRNIITLLFLVITSTTAAIGRETRGSRVKRIAGGEDSDSKEFPFQVSLRYSDAVHICGGALISERHVLSAAHCVCELFEEPYDDLSVVTGTRNVKRGGQVQRVKNVHCHPDYVFGAENSWTHDLVVLTNLIDLPASDTPENVSAILTGWGRRHSLGPLSNVLQKVTLTTITNEDCQKYYNNTILPSQLCTLEHKGVGACKGDSGSPLTYNDQIVGIFSWTKPCAVGSPDVYTRIYQFIDFITNITQYED, encoded by the exons ATGGCGACCCGCAATATCATCACGCTTTTATTTCTGGTAATCACGTCGACGACGGCTGCTATTGGTCGAG AGACTCGCGGTTCGCGCGTTAAAAGAATAGCAGGCGGAGAAGACAGCGATTCGAAGGAGTTTCCCTTTCAAGTCTCTTTACGTTATTCGGACGCCGTGCACATTTGCGGGGGTGCGTTGATAAGCGAAAGACACGTCTTGAGTGCCGCGCAttgcgtgtgcgagctctTCGAGGAACCTTACGACGACCTGTCGGTGGTGACTGGTACGAGGAATGTCAAAAGAGGCGGTCAGGTTCAACGAGTGAAGAACGTCCATTGTCATCCCGATTACGTTTTTGGCGCGGAGAACTCGTGGACTCACGATTTGGTCGTCCTCACG AATCTCATCGATCTGCCAGCTTCGGACACGCCGGAAAACGTATCGGCGATCTTAACCGGTTGGGGCAGACGTCATTCGCTTGGTCCGTTGTCGAACGTCTTACAAAAAGTGACTCTCACCACTATAACCAACGAGGATTGTCAAAAGTATTACAACAATACTATTTTACCGTCCCAACTGTGTACCTTGGAACATAAGGGAGTTGGCGCCTGTAAG GGCGATAGCGGCAGTCCGCTAACTTACAACGATCAAATCGTCGGTATATTTTCTTGGACTAAGCCGTGCGCAGTGGGTTCTCCCGACGTCTACACCagaatttatcaatttatagaTTTCATTACAAATATCACACAATACGAGGATTAA
- the LOC127066046 gene encoding chymotrypsin-2-like isoform X3 gives MATRNIITLLFLVITSTTAAIGRETRGSRVKRIAGGEDSDSKEFPFQVSLRYSDAVHICGGALISERHVLSAAHCVCELFEEPYDDLSVVTGTRNVKRGGQVQRVKNVHCHPDYVFGAENSWTHDLVVLTLSENVTLSSKQNLIDLPASDTPENVSAILTGWGRRHSLGPLSNVLQKVTLTTITNEDCQKYYNNTILPSQLCTLEHKGVGAWR, from the exons ATGGCGACCCGCAATATCATCACGCTTTTATTTCTGGTAATCACGTCGACGACGGCTGCTATTGGTCGAG AGACTCGCGGTTCGCGCGTTAAAAGAATAGCAGGCGGAGAAGACAGCGATTCGAAGGAGTTTCCCTTTCAAGTCTCTTTACGTTATTCGGACGCCGTGCACATTTGCGGGGGTGCGTTGATAAGCGAAAGACACGTCTTGAGTGCCGCGCAttgcgtgtgcgagctctTCGAGGAACCTTACGACGACCTGTCGGTGGTGACTGGTACGAGGAATGTCAAAAGAGGCGGTCAGGTTCAACGAGTGAAGAACGTCCATTGTCATCCCGATTACGTTTTTGGCGCGGAGAACTCGTGGACTCACGATTTGGTCGTCCTCACG TTGAGCGAGAACGTAACTTTGAGTTCTAAACAGAATCTCATCGATCTGCCAGCTTCGGACACGCCGGAAAACGTATCGGCGATCTTAACCGGTTGGGGCAGACGTCATTCGCTTGGTCCGTTGTCGAACGTCTTACAAAAAGTGACTCTCACCACTATAACCAACGAGGATTGTCAAAAGTATTACAACAATACTATTTTACCGTCCCAACTGTGTACCTTGGAACATAAGGGAGTTGGCGCCT GGCGATAG
- the LOC127066034 gene encoding gastrula zinc finger protein XlCGF57.1-like isoform X1, with product MEGFKVKDEPMDALAIDSQVMDENIVSVVLKEEPGDRFDPDYMEDICSGTFEKVFLPIENSEVDFSNEMVKLELEGETSGHPNWTAQITATNLCEKEDGIPHRCLSAADFMQAQDAEKHPVFCANGQQPKFYKIQCSICKKWFLNNDSMVTHLRMHCNGNQCEVCQQNFQDSSSLHAHMLTHVGMSPLECNVCQKRFAYKWCLRNHMQMHSIDKPYDCDALQQGFMKKPEGNDEQSLSTGERPFECDVCHATFREKGNLNRHMLIHTGERPYKCEICYAAFREKAKLNIHMPIHTGMKQFKCTMCHRSFAQKTALNNHMLAHSGEKPHACNICEKTYKRKSELIRHTMVHTGERPYECKECLMTFREKAKLNSHMLVHTGEKPHECHICHKACARKSDLNSHMLLHTGGQYDCKVCDKIFTRKSDLNRHTLIHTGEKPFACDLCDMAFREKTRLNSHMLIHTGDKRHACHICQKTFKEKSSLRKHMLSHTGDRPYECYVCHKAFTQKTTLNSHILVHAGERPYECSTCQKIFKDKAALKKHLSMHINEKNHECLICLKKFSHKAALNSHLSTNHTS from the exons ATGGAAGGTTTTAAGGTGAAAGATGAACCGATGGATGCATTAGCCATAGACAGTCAGGTTATG GACGAAAATATTGTAAGCGTCGTACTTAAAGAAGAACCTGGAGATAGATTCGATCCGGACTACATGGAGGATATATGCTCTGGTACTTTCGAGAAGGTATTCTTACCTATCGAAAACAGTGAAGTGGATTTTTCCAATGAGATG GTAAAGTTAGAGCTGGAGGGAGAAACTAGCGGACATCCGAACTGGACGGCACAGATCACGGCGACTAACCTTTGCGAGAAAGAAGATGGCATACCGCATAGGTGTTTAAGTGCGGCGGACTTTATGCAAGCTCAAGACGCCGAGAAGCATCCTGTATTTTGTGCTAACGGACAGCAGCCCAAATTTTACAAGATTCAATGTTCCATCTGCAAGAAATGGTTTCTTAACAACGATTCTATGGTCACGCATTTAAGAATGCATTGTAACGGGAATCAGTGCGAGGTTTGTCAGCAAAACTTTCAAGACAGTTCCAGCTTGCATGCGCATATGTTAACACACGTCGGTATGAGTCCACTGGAGTGCAATGTTTGTCAGAAGAGATTCGCTTATAAGTGGTGCTTAAGAAATCATATGCAAATGCATTCGATAGATAAACCATATGACTGTGATGCTTTGCAACAGGGATTTATGAAAAAGCCTGAAGGCAACGACGAGCAGTCGTTGAGTACGGGAGAAAGACCCTTCGAATGTGACGTATGCCATGCTACGtttcgagagaaaggaaatttgAATCGACACATGCTGATTCACACCGGTGAGAGGCCCTACAAATGCGAGATATGCTACGCGGCGTTCAGGGAGAAAgctaaattaaatattcacaTGCCCATTCACACGGGCATGAAGCAGTTTAAATGTACCATGTGTCACAGATCGTTCGCCCAAAAAACTGCTCTCAACAATCACATGCTGGCGCATAGCGGAGAAAAGCCGCACGCGTGTAACATTTGCGAGAAGACGTACAAAAGGAAATCGGAATTGATCAGGCATACGATGGTTCATACCGGCGAACGACCTTACGAATGTAAAGAGTGCCTAATGACGTTTAGGGAAAAGGCTAAGCTAAATTCTCACATGTTGGTTCACACCGGCGAGAAACCCCACGAATGTCATATATGCCACAAAGCGTGCGCGCGCAAGTCCGATTTGAACAGTCACATGTTGTTGCATACCGGCGGGCAATACGATTGCAAGGTTTGCGATAAAATTTTCACGCGTAAGTCCGATCTGAATAGACATACCTTGATACACACGGGTGAAAAGCCGTTCGCGTGCGATCTCTGCGACATGGCGTTcagagaaaaaacgagattGAATTCTCATATGCTGATACATACCGGTGATAAGAGGCACGCATGCCATATTTGTCAGAAaacgtttaaagaaaaatcgtcgtTGAGAAAGCACATGTTGAGTCATACGGGCGACAGACCGTACGAATGTTACGTATGTCACAAGGCGTTTACGCAAAAGACTACTTTGAACAGTCACATTTTGGTACATGCCGGGGAAAGGCCTTACGAGTGCAGCACTTgtcagaaaatttttaaagacaAGGCTGCGCTGAAGAAGCATTTATCGATGCATATCAATGAAAAGAATCACGAATGTTTGATTTGCTTAAAGAAATTTAGTCATAAGGCCGCATTGAACAGTCACCTGTCGACCAATCATACATCTTAA
- the LOC127066034 gene encoding zinc finger protein OZF-like isoform X3: MEGFKVKDEPMDALAIDSQVMDENIVSVVLKEEPGDRFDPDYMEDICSGTFEKVFLPIENSEVDFSNEMVKLELEGETSGHPNWTAQITATNLCEKEDGIPHRCLSAADFMQAQDAEKHPVFCANGQQPKFYKIQCSICKKWFLNNDSMVTHLRMHCNGNQCEGFMKKPEGNDEQSLSTGERPFECDVCHATFREKGNLNRHMLIHTGERPYKCEICYAAFREKAKLNIHMPIHTGMKQFKCTMCHRSFAQKTALNNHMLAHSGEKPHACNICEKTYKRKSELIRHTMVHTGERPYECKECLMTFREKAKLNSHMLVHTGEKPHECHICHKACARKSDLNSHMLLHTGGQYDCKVCDKIFTRKSDLNRHTLIHTGEKPFACDLCDMAFREKTRLNSHMLIHTGDKRHACHICQKTFKEKSSLRKHMLSHTGDRPYECYVCHKAFTQKTTLNSHILVHAGERPYECSTCQKIFKDKAALKKHLSMHINEKNHECLICLKKFSHKAALNSHLSTNHTS, from the exons ATGGAAGGTTTTAAGGTGAAAGATGAACCGATGGATGCATTAGCCATAGACAGTCAGGTTATG GACGAAAATATTGTAAGCGTCGTACTTAAAGAAGAACCTGGAGATAGATTCGATCCGGACTACATGGAGGATATATGCTCTGGTACTTTCGAGAAGGTATTCTTACCTATCGAAAACAGTGAAGTGGATTTTTCCAATGAGATG GTAAAGTTAGAGCTGGAGGGAGAAACTAGCGGACATCCGAACTGGACGGCACAGATCACGGCGACTAACCTTTGCGAGAAAGAAGATGGCATACCGCATAGGTGTTTAAGTGCGGCGGACTTTATGCAAGCTCAAGACGCCGAGAAGCATCCTGTATTTTGTGCTAACGGACAGCAGCCCAAATTTTACAAGATTCAATGTTCCATCTGCAAGAAATGGTTTCTTAACAACGATTCTATGGTCACGCATTTAAGAATGCATTGTAACGGGAATCAGTGCGAG GGATTTATGAAAAAGCCTGAAGGCAACGACGAGCAGTCGTTGAGTACGGGAGAAAGACCCTTCGAATGTGACGTATGCCATGCTACGtttcgagagaaaggaaatttgAATCGACACATGCTGATTCACACCGGTGAGAGGCCCTACAAATGCGAGATATGCTACGCGGCGTTCAGGGAGAAAgctaaattaaatattcacaTGCCCATTCACACGGGCATGAAGCAGTTTAAATGTACCATGTGTCACAGATCGTTCGCCCAAAAAACTGCTCTCAACAATCACATGCTGGCGCATAGCGGAGAAAAGCCGCACGCGTGTAACATTTGCGAGAAGACGTACAAAAGGAAATCGGAATTGATCAGGCATACGATGGTTCATACCGGCGAACGACCTTACGAATGTAAAGAGTGCCTAATGACGTTTAGGGAAAAGGCTAAGCTAAATTCTCACATGTTGGTTCACACCGGCGAGAAACCCCACGAATGTCATATATGCCACAAAGCGTGCGCGCGCAAGTCCGATTTGAACAGTCACATGTTGTTGCATACCGGCGGGCAATACGATTGCAAGGTTTGCGATAAAATTTTCACGCGTAAGTCCGATCTGAATAGACATACCTTGATACACACGGGTGAAAAGCCGTTCGCGTGCGATCTCTGCGACATGGCGTTcagagaaaaaacgagattGAATTCTCATATGCTGATACATACCGGTGATAAGAGGCACGCATGCCATATTTGTCAGAAaacgtttaaagaaaaatcgtcgtTGAGAAAGCACATGTTGAGTCATACGGGCGACAGACCGTACGAATGTTACGTATGTCACAAGGCGTTTACGCAAAAGACTACTTTGAACAGTCACATTTTGGTACATGCCGGGGAAAGGCCTTACGAGTGCAGCACTTgtcagaaaatttttaaagacaAGGCTGCGCTGAAGAAGCATTTATCGATGCATATCAATGAAAAGAATCACGAATGTTTGATTTGCTTAAAGAAATTTAGTCATAAGGCCGCATTGAACAGTCACCTGTCGACCAATCATACATCTTAA
- the LOC127066034 gene encoding zinc finger protein OZF-like isoform X2 produces MEDICSGTFEKVFLPIENSEVDFSNEMVKLELEGETSGHPNWTAQITATNLCEKEDGIPHRCLSAADFMQAQDAEKHPVFCANGQQPKFYKIQCSICKKWFLNNDSMVTHLRMHCNGNQCEVCQQNFQDSSSLHAHMLTHVGMSPLECNVCQKRFAYKWCLRNHMQMHSIDKPYDCDALQQGFMKKPEGNDEQSLSTGERPFECDVCHATFREKGNLNRHMLIHTGERPYKCEICYAAFREKAKLNIHMPIHTGMKQFKCTMCHRSFAQKTALNNHMLAHSGEKPHACNICEKTYKRKSELIRHTMVHTGERPYECKECLMTFREKAKLNSHMLVHTGEKPHECHICHKACARKSDLNSHMLLHTGGQYDCKVCDKIFTRKSDLNRHTLIHTGEKPFACDLCDMAFREKTRLNSHMLIHTGDKRHACHICQKTFKEKSSLRKHMLSHTGDRPYECYVCHKAFTQKTTLNSHILVHAGERPYECSTCQKIFKDKAALKKHLSMHINEKNHECLICLKKFSHKAALNSHLSTNHTS; encoded by the exons ATGGAGGATATATGCTCTGGTACTTTCGAGAAGGTATTCTTACCTATCGAAAACAGTGAAGTGGATTTTTCCAATGAGATG GTAAAGTTAGAGCTGGAGGGAGAAACTAGCGGACATCCGAACTGGACGGCACAGATCACGGCGACTAACCTTTGCGAGAAAGAAGATGGCATACCGCATAGGTGTTTAAGTGCGGCGGACTTTATGCAAGCTCAAGACGCCGAGAAGCATCCTGTATTTTGTGCTAACGGACAGCAGCCCAAATTTTACAAGATTCAATGTTCCATCTGCAAGAAATGGTTTCTTAACAACGATTCTATGGTCACGCATTTAAGAATGCATTGTAACGGGAATCAGTGCGAGGTTTGTCAGCAAAACTTTCAAGACAGTTCCAGCTTGCATGCGCATATGTTAACACACGTCGGTATGAGTCCACTGGAGTGCAATGTTTGTCAGAAGAGATTCGCTTATAAGTGGTGCTTAAGAAATCATATGCAAATGCATTCGATAGATAAACCATATGACTGTGATGCTTTGCAACAGGGATTTATGAAAAAGCCTGAAGGCAACGACGAGCAGTCGTTGAGTACGGGAGAAAGACCCTTCGAATGTGACGTATGCCATGCTACGtttcgagagaaaggaaatttgAATCGACACATGCTGATTCACACCGGTGAGAGGCCCTACAAATGCGAGATATGCTACGCGGCGTTCAGGGAGAAAgctaaattaaatattcacaTGCCCATTCACACGGGCATGAAGCAGTTTAAATGTACCATGTGTCACAGATCGTTCGCCCAAAAAACTGCTCTCAACAATCACATGCTGGCGCATAGCGGAGAAAAGCCGCACGCGTGTAACATTTGCGAGAAGACGTACAAAAGGAAATCGGAATTGATCAGGCATACGATGGTTCATACCGGCGAACGACCTTACGAATGTAAAGAGTGCCTAATGACGTTTAGGGAAAAGGCTAAGCTAAATTCTCACATGTTGGTTCACACCGGCGAGAAACCCCACGAATGTCATATATGCCACAAAGCGTGCGCGCGCAAGTCCGATTTGAACAGTCACATGTTGTTGCATACCGGCGGGCAATACGATTGCAAGGTTTGCGATAAAATTTTCACGCGTAAGTCCGATCTGAATAGACATACCTTGATACACACGGGTGAAAAGCCGTTCGCGTGCGATCTCTGCGACATGGCGTTcagagaaaaaacgagattGAATTCTCATATGCTGATACATACCGGTGATAAGAGGCACGCATGCCATATTTGTCAGAAaacgtttaaagaaaaatcgtcgtTGAGAAAGCACATGTTGAGTCATACGGGCGACAGACCGTACGAATGTTACGTATGTCACAAGGCGTTTACGCAAAAGACTACTTTGAACAGTCACATTTTGGTACATGCCGGGGAAAGGCCTTACGAGTGCAGCACTTgtcagaaaatttttaaagacaAGGCTGCGCTGAAGAAGCATTTATCGATGCATATCAATGAAAAGAATCACGAATGTTTGATTTGCTTAAAGAAATTTAGTCATAAGGCCGCATTGAACAGTCACCTGTCGACCAATCATACATCTTAA